A genome region from Falsibacillus pallidus includes the following:
- a CDS encoding FtsB family cell division protein yields the protein MGGKKRKVTSMQNPYVKQHERNTQAASKRRKLLIRRLSVFALIAAATTWFMLSSLVSQKERLEEKRAEKAKVEQNLSHLKRKESILKDEIIKLNDPDYIAKLARSEYFLSDKGEIIFNIPDKKEDDEDKE from the coding sequence ATGGGCGGAAAAAAAAGAAAAGTCACTTCGATGCAGAACCCCTATGTCAAACAGCACGAAAGAAATACGCAAGCGGCATCCAAACGGCGAAAGCTTTTAATTCGACGCCTGAGCGTGTTTGCTTTGATTGCGGCGGCCACTACCTGGTTCATGCTGTCTTCATTGGTCTCCCAAAAGGAAAGACTGGAAGAGAAGAGGGCTGAAAAGGCTAAAGTGGAACAGAACTTGTCCCACCTAAAAAGGAAAGAATCTATTCTGAAAGACGAGATCATCAAGCTGAACGATCCCGATTATATAGCTAAATTGGCAAGAAGCGAGTATTTTTTATCAGACAAGGGAGAAATTATTTTTAACATCCCAGATAAAAAAGAAGATGATGAGGATAAAGAGTAG
- a CDS encoding S1 domain-containing RNA-binding protein produces the protein MSIEVGSKLQGKVTGITNFGAFVELAEGSTGLVHISEVADNYVKDINEHLKVGDEVTVKVINVEKDGKIGLSIRKAKDQPQRERSPQRPRNNNRQSEFRPKENFEQKMARFLKDSEDRLSSLKRQTETKRGGRGARRG, from the coding sequence ATGTCGATTGAAGTAGGCAGCAAGTTACAGGGTAAGGTAACCGGCATCACTAATTTTGGAGCGTTTGTGGAACTTGCGGAAGGCTCAACAGGTTTGGTGCACATCAGTGAAGTCGCGGACAATTATGTAAAAGATATCAATGAACATCTTAAAGTCGGCGATGAAGTGACAGTGAAGGTGATCAATGTTGAGAAAGATGGTAAGATCGGATTATCTATCCGCAAAGCCAAAGATCAGCCTCAACGTGAACGCTCTCCACAACGTCCACGCAATAACAACCGACAATCAGAATTTCGTCCAAAAGAAAATTTCGAGCAGAAAATGGCTCGTTTCTTAAAAGACAGTGAAGATCGTTTGTCATCCTTAAAGCGCCAAACGGAGACAAAACGAGGAGGACGGGGTGCTAGACGAGGTTAA